The sequence CCGGCGCCCGAGTACCCGTCACTGGCCCAGCGCCGGGGTTGGGAGGGCACGGTGTTGTTGCGGGTGCATGTACTGGCCAGCGGTAAGCCGGGAGAGATCCAGATTCAGAAGAGCAGCGGTCGCCAGCAACTCGATGACGCCGCATTGACCGCCGTGAAGCGTTGGAGCTTCGTGCCGGCCAAGCAAGGCGACGTCGCCCAGGATGGCTGGGTCAGCGTACCGATCGACTTCAAGATTCATTGAGCACGGGCTCAACACCACATCGCTTACACCGAGGGAACACATCATGACGTTATTGGCATCTCCACTTGAATCCATTGAAAGCGCGGTGATCTGGCTGCTGGTGGTTTTTTCTGTCGCCACCTGGGGCTTGGCCCTGCTCAAAGGTGTGCAGTTCGGTCGCCTCAAGGCCCAGGATCGCAAGTTCCACAAACAGTTCTGGGCGGCATCAAGCCTCGATTCAGCCGCTGAATTGAGCGAAACCCAACCCGGCGCCGCCGCCCGTGTAGCCCAGGCCGGTTACGCTGCGATTCAGGTGGGTGAAGCGCCTCACGCCGCCGACTTGAGCCAGGCGATCAATCATCAAGACCGCTTGGAACGCGCCTTGCGCCAGCAGATCGTGCGTGAGCGCCGCTCCCTGGAAACCGGCCTGGCCGTGGTCGCCAGTATCGGCAGTACCTCGCCGTTTATCGGTCTGTTCGGCACCGTGTGGGGGATCATGGAGGCGTTGAAAGGCATCAGTGCCGCCGGTTCCGCCAGCCTGGAAACCGTGGCCGGCCCTATCGGTGCCGCGCTGGTCGCGACCGGCGTGGGGATCGCCGTCGCCGTGCCGGCGGTGCTGGTCTACAACTACTTCCTGCGCCGCCTGAAGCTGACCGCCGCCGACCTGGACGACTTCGCCCACGACTTCTACAGCCTGGCGCAGAAGAACTCGTTCCGCGTGCTGATCCATCCGGCCCTGCACAAGAACGCAACCCAGGGCGGCACGCAGAAAGTGAAGGAGGCGTCCTGATATGGCCTTCTCCACACAAGACAGCGATGAGGTGCTGAGCGAGATCAACGTCACACCGCTGGTGGACGTGATGCTGGTGCTGCTGGTGGTGTTTATCGTCACCGCACCGCTGCTGACCAACGCGATCCCGATCAACTTGCCCAAGACCGAAGCCGTGGCGCCGGTGGAGCAGAAAGACCCACTGGTGGTGAGCATCGATGCGTCCGGCAAACTGTTTATCAACAAGGATGAAATCCAGCCGAATTTGCTGGAGTTCAACCTGCAGGCGGCCAAGGCCAAGGACCCGGATGTGCGGGTGCAACTGCAGGCTGATGATGGTGTGAATTACGGCGAAGTGGCTCGGGCCATGGCGTCTATCGAGCGCGCGGGCATCACCAAGCTGTCGGTGATTACGGCACGTTAGTTTCAAAAGCCTCGACAATTTTTTGGCCGTCTCCTTGGCAGGGTGCGGCCTTTTTTTTGCCTGAAATAAACATATTTTACAGACCGCTGAAGGACCCTGTGGGAGCTGGCTTGTGTGGGAGCCGGGCTTGCCCGCGATGCAGGCACCTCGGTGTATCAGTCACACCTTAGTGATGCTTTCGCGAGCAAGCCCGCTCCCACACAAGCCAGATCCCACAGTATTTGATTGTGATGCGTTTGAGTTTTTGGTTATTAATAAATAGCTTCTTATTCCTTAACGAATATATGACCCGTCCCTATACTGACCAGCAACGTTAAACGCTGCAGGAGGGCACACCCATGCACAGCGAGTCGATTCGTTATCTGATCGTGCCGGGCTGGCAAGGATCGCCAGAAGATCATTGGCAAAGTCACTGGCAGAACAGCCTACCCAACAGCGCCCGTGTGGAACAGGCCGACTGGCTGACGCCCCGACGCGAAGACTGGGTGGCGGCACTGGCCGAAGCCATCGCCGCCGACAGCACACCGGTGATTCTGATTGCCCATAGCCTGGGTTGCATCACCGTTGCCCACTGGGCGGCCACCGCGCCGGTGGAGTTTCTGCGTCAGGTACGTGGCGCTTTGCTGGTGGCGCCGGCTGACGTCGAACGACCTGCCTGTGCGCCCGCCTTGCGTAACTTTGCGCCGATTCCCACTGACCTGCTGCCGTTTCCATCTCAAGTCGTCAGCTCTGACAACGACAGTGCCGTCAGCGCCCCTCGCGCTGTGGAGCTGGCGCGTAACTGGGGCGCCGAAGCAGGGATTCTCGCGGGTGCCGGGCATATCAATGTGAAGTCCGGCCACCAGCGCTGGGAACAGGGATTTGCCTACCTCTATCGCCTGCAAAATCGCCTGGAGCAGCATTCCCGGCGTCGTGCCTAAATTTTCTTCAACGCCCCGTCCCTGCGCGGATGTGGGCGGGAGCCTGCCATGAGCTTGCATGAAACCTATGGTCAGCCACTGCTGACCTTTCCCGACGCCGATAAAAGCCCCCTGAGCATCCGTGCCAAGGCGCTGGTGTTTGTCGACCCACGTTCCCGGCAACTGCGCGAAGACCTGGAAAGCCTGGCGCCGCGTGCGTTGCCGGTGCTGATTCGCGGCGAAACCGGCAGCGGCAAGGAATTGTTGGCGCGGCATATCCATCGTGGCAGTGACCGCACCGGCTTGTTTGTCTCGGTCAATTGCGGCGCCATCAGCCCCACCTACGCCGACGCCGAGTTGTTTGGCTATGCCGCCGGTGCCCACAGCGGTGCGGCCAGTAGTCGTGCGGGTTGGTTCGGCTCGGCCAATGGCGGCACGCTGTACCTGGATGAAATCGGTGACTTGCCGCTGCCGATCCAGATCAAACTGTTGGCCGCCCTGGAGAATCACGAAGTCACCCGCGTCGGCGCTCATCAGCCAAGCCCGGTGGATGTGCGGCTGGTGGCGGCCACCAGCATCGACCTTGCCCAGGCCGTGGCGGTCGGTAAATTTCATGAGCGCCTGTTCCATTACCTCAACGAAGGCCAGCTTGAATTGCCCGCCTTGCGCGAGCGAGTGGGCGATATTTTGTCCCTGGCCGAGTACTTCCTCGGCATCTACAGCCAGCGCCTGGATTTGCCTGTGCCACTGATCAGCGACGCGGCGCAGCGGGTGCTGGAGCACCACAGTTGGCCGGGCAACACCCGCGAACTGGAAAACGTCATTCACTTTGCATTGCTGGTCAGCAGCGGCGATGAAATTTTGCCGGAGCATTTGAATTTGCCGGTGAGTCCACCGTCGCTGGCGCAGATCGAACATCAGGCCCGGCAGATCCTCAATCACGGCACCGAGGCCGAGCGCAGCGCGTTGAAGCGTCTATTGGAAGGGTTGGCATCTGTATGAGCAAAATGGAATATCAAAGTGAATAAAAGATATTGTTCGGGAATAAAAAATCTCGGTATTGTCCGTTCCACGCCGCGATAGCATTTCGCTGGCACACCACATAAGAAGCGGCCGTCGCTGACGACCCGGATTTTCGATAAGGACACTGCATGAAAAAGGTTCTGTTGTTCACCGCACTGGCGGCTGCCCTGACTGCTGGCGTTGCCCAGGCCAACGAGAAACTGGTCGTTGCGGCCACTCCGGTCCCGCACGCAGAGATCCTTGAGCTGGTCAAACCGACCCTGGCCAAAGAAGGCGTGGACCTGGAAATCAAGGTCTTCACCGACTACGTACAACCGAACGTGCAAGTGGCTGAGAAGCGTCTGGACGCCAACTACTTCCAGACCCTGCCGTACCTGGAAAACTTCAACAAGGGTAAAGGCACCAACCTGGTCACCGTGGTGGGTGTGCACGTTGAACCTTTCGGTGGTTACTCGAAGAAAGTCAAAACCCTGGCTGAACTGAAAGATGGCGCCACCATCGCTATTCCGAACGAAGGCAGCAACAGCGGCCGTGCGTTGCTCCTGTTGCAGAAGGCTGGCCTGATCGAGTTGAAAGACCCGAAAAACGCCCTGGCCACGCCAAAAGACATCGCCAAGAATCCGCACAACTTCAAATTCAAGGAACTTGAATCGGCACTGCTGCCACGGGTTCTCGACCAGGTTGACCTGGACATGATCAACACCAACTATGCCCTGGAAGCCGGCCTGAACCCAGCCAAGGACGCGCTGGTCATCGAAGACGCCAAGTCGCCGTACGTGAATTTCCTTGTGGCCCGTCCGGACAACAAGAACAGCGACGCCATCCAGAAGCTGGCCAAGGCCCTGACCAGCCCGGAAGTGAAAGCGTTTATCGAGAAGAAGTACAACGGCGCGGTCGTGCCGGCGTTCTGATCGAACCCCAAAACCCCTTCAAGGTTTAAACGCCGACGGCTTGGAAAGCGTCGGCGTTTTTTATATGTGCTCTTCGGTAGGATTATTCCTGGTTGTAATAATAAAGTTATATTTTGAGTCTGGGGTATATAGGGTTTGCCGAAGGGTTTATTGGGTGAATAATGTGGATAGGTTCCGTCGGTAGTATATTTGTTTGTGGCGGAATATATATTTAAATGCTGTTACATTTTGCTTTTTGTTTTATGGGTTTTGTAGGGGCAAGCTTGCACGTGTTGTAAGAAGCACCGCATGGAGGCGCCAGTTAGTTTAATTAACTTTTGGAGGCCAAGTGTCCTTATGTTTGAATCAATTTCTTTGAATCGCCAGCAATCCCCTTCAGCAGGTCTGAGTCATGTCTCTGCCCAACCGCAAAGTGCTGGCAGCTTCGACACGGCTTACCCCGGCAGTGAGTTTAAGCCGATCCCCAATAATATTCACATGGTGTGGGTGGGTTCGGAGCCCAGCGCCAAGCAGGACGAATACCTACGACAATGGGCAACGATGAACCCCAATCACAAGGTCATGTTGTGGGTGGACTCCACCCAATTCGATGCTTACGCCACTAATAAATCTGCACAAGCAAAAGCGGAGGCTATCTATCCTAACTACCAATCTGAAAGACCAATGCGCGGGTTATTCAGTCAGCTTAAAGTGACGATGGAGAGACCATCTACACCTAAAGACCAATTGCGCAATAAGTCTGCGCAAACGCAAGTGATCACTGAGCTGAATAAAGAACTCTCTTCTTCAGGTAACAAACAGCTGAAAGCTTTACTGCTACCCGATGGTGGTAAGGTCACACCTGACAACGCTTCGCAGGTACTCAATGCGTTTGAGCGCCATGCCTCGCGTACTGACGATAAGTTCCATCAGGCAGAAGCCGTTATTTTGGACCAGACGACAAAGTCGTGGGACCGCTACGCCAGTAACCCTTCCCGTGACACGATGACCCTGGATGCTTTGCAGGAGCGCTTCGGCGACCTCAAAAATGTGCAAATTCGTGACTTGAGCAACCCTTCGGATATCCGTTTAAAAAATAAGGATGTGTATCAGCACGAAATTATTGGTCGCAATGGCGGCTATGCCGCAGCCTCGGACGTAGCTCGTTATGAAATCGTCCAGCGACACGGTGGCACCTATACGGACATTGACCTGGAGAGCGTGAGACCACTTGATGGGGCATTAAATGCTCATCCCGACCTGATGTTGGTTGGCATGGCCGAAGGCAAAAATGAAGCAAGCGGTAATGCAACGCCCTATTTTGCCAACGCGTTGTTTTCCAGCCACCCCCAGAGCGCGATGCTTTCCAGCCTGGTAGATGAAATTGGCGATAAATATCGCTCCATGAAAGGCAATGAATACTCCGGTGATCGTTACTTTAGTCGCCCGAATAAAAGCACTATTGAAACCACGGGGCCCAATGCGTTGCGCGGCCATGTCGACAGGGTGATACAAGAGGCCAAGGGACGTTCAGATCTGATACGTGACGACGCCGGTTCCTTGGCAGATAGAATTTGGGACAAGACGCAGCCACGGAATGAAGAGTTCTGGCAGTTAGTGGATTCGCATTTCAAGTTTCCGGACAACTATGTCAACTTCGAAACGGAGGAGCAGCAAAACAGCGCTACCAAAGCCATGGCAGGAGGTAGCTGAGCGTAGAGAATCCGCCCAAGGGTAAGTCATGAAAGCCTCGTCTACCCACGAGGCTTTTTCACGTTCGGACATCCCGGCTATTGATCGCCCTGCGCAGCGCCACCAACCACTTCACCAAATCCTGTGGGTCAATCGGTTTAGTCTCTGCCATCGGTCATTCCCTCGCACGTTAAGTGGTCGTCAGTCTGGCCAACCGCTGCCCATCCCTGTAGTGCAGCGCCGATAAAAAGAAGTCTCCTACAGCCCCGAGAACGATAGCTGTCACCCGCTTATCCCGCGAATCCGCAGGTTAGCTGTTTGGGTGATATCAATATGCTATTTAGGTATTTAAATTTTACTTTTTATACCTTTAAAGTCGGCGCTACTCGACGTTACCCACGTCGATTCGGACCGCACCAACGCCGCATTACCCCTACGGCGTCAGGGATTTTCAGATGACCTTCGATTACGCTTTTATCCTCAGCACCCTGCCGGCGTTTCTCAAGGCCGTGGGCGTGACCCTGCAAGTGGGCTTGATCGCCATCGGCACGTCGCTGCTGGTGGCGTTGATCAACGCCACCTTGCTGGTATTTCGCACACCGTACCTGTGGCGCCTGGTGGCGTTGTATGTGGAACTGGCCCGCAACACGCCGTTGTTGATCCAATTGTTCTTCGTCTACTTCGCCTTGCCGGCCCTGGGGGTGAATATCTCCGGGTTCTGGGCGGCGATTATTACCATGACATTTCTCGGTGGCGCCTACCTCACCGAAGTGCTGCGCGCCGGAGTCGAGGCTGTGCCACAGGCGCAGTTGGAGTCTGGTAAATCCATCGGCTTGTCCCACTGGCAATTGCTGCGTTATGTAATCCTGCCCCAGGCCGGGATCCTCAGCCTGCCGGCGTTGTTTGCGAACTTCATCTTCCTGCTCAAGGAGACCACCGTGGTTTCGGCGGTGGCGGTGCCGGAGATTCTCTACACCACCAAAAGCTATATCGCCCTCTACTACAAAACCTACGAAATGCTCGCGGTGCTGACGTTGATCTGCGTGCTGTTATTCCTGCCGCTGTCGCTGTTGCTCAGCCGTCTGGAAAGGAGGCTCCAGCATGGCCAGTTCGGGTCTTGAGTTGTTGTGGGTGTCGTTGCCGCAACTGGGCAAGGGCGCTGCGCAAACCCTGTCGATTTCATTCTTGAGCATCGCCTTCAGTACCGTCGGCGGCGTGTTGTATGGCGTGTTGCGCACCCTGAACCTAAAAGCCATCGACGTTGTGCTGCGGATCTACCTGGAACTGTTTCGCGCAATTCCGGTGCTGGTCTGGCTGTACCTGCTGTTTTTCGGGCTGCCGATTTTCTTTGGCCTGAGCATTCCCAGTTTCTGGTGCGCGGTGTTGGTGTTGTCGTTGTGGGGCGCCAGTGAAGTCGGCGAAGTGGTGCGCGGTGCTTTGCATTCCTTGCCGCGTGGCCAGCGCGAAGCGGGCTTGTCGATTGGCTTGTCTGATCCGCAACTCTACGGCTATGTGCTGCTGCCCCAGGCCCTCAAACGCATGACGCCGCCGACCATCAACGTCTACACCCGCATCATCAAGACCAGTTCGTTGGCGGTGCTGATCGGTGTGGTGGATGTGATCAAGGTCGGCCAACAAATCATCGAGCGCACCTACGAATCGGTATTGATCTACGGCGCGTTGTTCCTGTTTTTCTTCTTTATCTGCTACCCGTTGTCAGCCGCCTCCAAGGTGCTGGAACGGCGCTGGGCCCAAGCATGAGCGCATTGATCGAGTTCCAGGGTTTCAACAAATTCTTCGGTGAGCAGCAGGTGCTCAAGGGTATCGATCTGAGCGTCGAAAGTGGCGAAGTGGTGGTGATCCTCGGCCCCAGCGGTTGCGGCAAAAGCACCTTGCTGCGTTGTCTCAACGGCTTGGAAGTGGCCCACAGCGGGCACCTGCGTTTCGCCGGTAAAGAGCTATTGGACAAGGCCACCGACTGGCGCCAGGTACGCCAGGACGTGGGCATGGTGTTCCAGAGCTATCACCTGTTCCCGCATATGAGCGTGCTCGACAACATCCTGCTGGGCCCGCTGAAAGTACAAAAGCGCGCCCCACGAGAAGCACGCGCGCAGGCAGAACAACTGCTGGAGCGGGTCGGCCTCGCCGACAAGCGCGACGCCTACCCGCGCCAGCTTTCGGGTGGCCAGCAGCAACGCATCGCCATCGTGCGGTCGTTGTGCATGAACCCACAAGTCATGCTGTTTGACGAAGTCACCGCCGCCCTCGACCCGGAGATGGTCAAGGAGGTGCTGCAGGTGATCCAGGGCCTGGCCCGGGACGGCATGACCCTGCTGATTGTCACCCACGAAATGGCCTTCGCCCGCGCCGTCGCCGACCGCGTGGTGTTTATGGAGGCTGGCCGCATCCTCGAACAGAACACCCCCGAGGCATTCTTTACGAACCCGCAAACCGCACGCGCGCAGCAGTTCCTGGAGAAGTTCTCCTTCGTTTCAACACTGCCCAAAAAAACCAAGGAACTGGAGCTGTTATGAAAACTGCCAAGTCTTCACTGCTGTTACTGCCGCTGTTCGGCCTCGCGTTGCTGGCCGGATGCAACAAGCCTGACGAGCCTGCCAAACCTGCGGCTGCCGCACCAACTGCGGTGAGCTATATCGACAAGATCAAGGCCCGGGACAAGCTGATTGTCGGCGTGTTCACCGACAAGCCTCCATTCGGCTTTGTCGACGAAGCTGGCCGCTACGTTGGCTTTGATACCGACATCGGCCGTCGTTTTGCCAAGGATTTGCTGGGCGATGAGAACAAGGTCGAATTCGTTGCCGTGGAACCGGCCAGCCGTATTCCATTCCTGCAAAGCGATAAGGTCGACCTGATCCTCGCCAACATGACCGTGACCCCGGAGCGCAAGGAAGCGGTGGAGTTCACCAACCCCAACCTGAAAGTCGCGGTGCAGGCGCTGGTGCCCCAAGGCAGCGAAGTAAAAAGCCTGGACGACCTGGCCAGCCGTACCACCATCGTCACCACCGGTACCACCGCCGATATCTGGCTGACCAAGAACCACCCGGACTGGAAACTGCTCAAGTTCGAAAAAAATTCCGAGTCCCTGCAAGCCTTGGCCGGTGGCCGTGGCGATGCTTACGCGCAAGACAACCTGGTGCTGTTCAGCTGGGCCAAGCAGAACCCGGGCTACCGTGTGCTGGAGCAGAAGTTGGGCGATGAGGCGCCGATTGCGCCAGCGGTGAAGAAGGGCAATATCGAGCTGCGCGATTGGGTGAATACCGAGTTGGCGAAGTTGGGTGAGGAGAAGTATCTGCTCAAGCTGTATGACCAGTATGTGCGCAAGGAGTTGAGCGATGACACTAAGCCTGAGAGTGTGATTGTGGAAGGGGGTAAGTGGCAGGGTTGATCCCTTGTTTCTGCGCTGAATGTTACACCGCTTTCGCGAGCAAGCCCGCTCCCACATTTGGAATGCATTCCAAATGTGGGAGCGGGCTTGCTCGCGAAGAGGCCCTGTCAGGCGCCGCTTAACTCGGCCAGTGCCAGGCCGGTTGATCCAACACCTTCTGCCCAACAATCTGTGTCTGCCCCATCACCTTCTCCAGCACGATCGAGTTGCACCCTTCATCCTGCTGCAACGCCGCAATCAAGCGGCTGGCGTGGGACACCACCCACACCTGGCACTGCTCGGATGCCTTGATGATCAACCGTGCCAGCGCCGGCAACAGGTCTGGATGCAGGCTGGTTTCCGGTTCGTTCAGCACCATCATCGTTGGTGGCCGTGGCGTCAGCAGCGCCGCCACCAGCAGCAAGTAGCGCAAGGTCCCATCCGACAACTCCGCCGCCGACAATGGCCGCAACAAACCTTCCTGATAAAACTCTATGGCAAAACGTCCGCCTTGCAGCGGCTCGATATTCAGCCGTGCGCCTGGAAACGCATCACTGACGGCCTGCTGCAAGGCTTCGGGATCACCTATCTCGCGGATGGTCTGCAACGCCGCCGCCAGGTCGCGCCCATCGTGATGCAACACCGGCGTGCGTGTCCCCAGTTGCGGTTGGCGCACGGGCGCGTCGATGTCGCTGCGAAAGTGATCGTAGAAGCGCCAGCCACGAATGCTCTCGCGCAACAGCAACACCTCCGGCGAACCGCGCAGGCTGCCGACTTGATCGAACAGGCTGTTGTAGTTCGGTGTGTGCTGGGCCAGCACATCCCAGCCGCGACCGTCACGGGCACGCACCATTGGCCCCGAACGCTGCACCAGCAGGCTTGCCGGGCGATACACGTGGCCGGCCCAGATGCATTCCTTTTTGACTTCGGGGTCCAGGGAGAAAAATGACTCGCTGGGTTCGGGTAATCCCAGGGAAATGGCATAGCTGAAATCCTCTGCGGCAAAACCCAGGCGCAAGCGCTTGACGCCCTTGCGCACGGTCGGCTCTACCTCCACCTCGCCACTGAGCATGCGCCGGCTGATATTTTCCGGCCCGGCCCAGAAGGTCGAGTCCAGCCCGCCCTCACGGGCCAGCGCGTTGATCACCCCGCCCTGAGCTGTTTCCGCCAGCAGGCGCAGGGCGCGATAGAGGTTGGATTTACCGCTGCCGTTGGGGCCGGTGATCAGGTTCAAACGATCCAGCGGCACCACCAATTTATTGATCGAGCGGTAATTGGCCACCGCGAGGGTCTTGAGCATGGTCATCTTGTCTACTTGGGAACCCTCGGAGTATGGGATCCTTAATGCAGATAAGGAACCCTGATCTAAGCTCACAGTCGCATGATCACCGACGCGCAACCAAGCAAGGAGCCTGCATGGGCGGTCCCACCTCGACATTCATTTTCAGCCTTGCCCTCCTGGCATTGCTGACCGGTTGCGGCCAGGAAAAGGCTGTGCCCAAGGAGCATTCCCGGGTCTTTGTGCAAACCGTGAAATCAGCCGATTTTGCCGCCGCCGTGACCTTGACCGGTGACATCCAGGCGCGGGTGCAGACCGACCTGTCGTTCCGCGTCGGGGGCAAGATCATCCAGCGCATGGTCGATGTCGGCGACCGGGTGACAGCAAAGCAAGTGCTGGCCAAGCTTGATCCCAAGGATTTGCAGACCAACGTCGATTCCGCCCAGGCCCAGGTGGTGGCCGAACAGGCTCGGGTCAAACAGACCGCCGCCGCCTTTGTGCGCCAGGAAAAACTTCTACCGAAGGGTTACACCAGCCGCAGTGAGTACGATGCAGCCCAGGCTGCCCTGCACAGCAGCCAGAGCGCGTTGACCGCTGCCCAGGCACAGTTGGCCAACGCACGCGAGCAATTGAGCTACACCGCATTGGTCGCTGACGCACCGGGGGTGATCACCGCACGCCAGGCCGAAGTCGGGCAAGTGGTGCAGGCCACGGTGCCGATTTTCAGCCTGGCCCGGGATGGCGAGCGCGATGCGGTGTTCAACGTCTATGAATCCTTGCTGGTGGAGCCGCCGCCCGACGCAGCGATCACCGTCAGCTTGCTGGACAATCCGAACATCAAGGCCGTGGGCAAGGTCCGTGAAGTCACGCCGGCCGTGGCCGCCAACAGCGGCACTGTGCAAGTGAAGATCGCCCTGAGCGCCTTGCCGGCAGGCATGCAACTGGGCTCGGTGGTCAGCGCTACGGCCAATGCACCAGCCAAGGCCAGCGTCGAGTTGCCTTGGGCGGCGTTGACCAAAGACCTCGACGAGCCGGCCGTGTGGCTGGTGGACGACGACGGCAAGGTGCAGTTGCACAAGGTCACGGTCGCCCGTTATCTCACGGGCAAGGTGATCATCGGCGACGGCCTCAAGGGCGGCGAAAAAGTCGTGGTGGCCGGCGGGCAGTTGTTGCACCCCGGCATGATCGTGGAAATCGCCCAACCGCCGGATCAGGCCCAGGCGCAGGGAGTCCAACCATGAAGCGGTTGACGGTATTAGTGGCGTCCAGCGTGTTGCTGATGGCTTGTTCCAAGGAAGAACCGGCGCCCGAACCGGTACGTCCGGTGCTGTCGATTGAAGTGAAATCCGAGAATCAGGAAAACCTCGGCCGATTCGCCGGCACCGTCCAGGCGCGCTACGAAAGCAATCTGGGCTTTCGCGTGCCTGGCCGCATCGCGCGGCGCGCCGTTGACGTCGGCAGTGAAGTGGAGAAGGGCGCGCTGCTGGCTGTTCTCGATCCTACTGATCAACAGAACCAGTTGCGCGCTGCCCAAGGTGATCTGGCTCGGGTTGAGGCCCAGTGGATCAACGCCCAAGCCAACGCGCGGCGCCAACAGGAACTGTTCAACCGTGGCGTCGGCGCGCAGGCGCAACTGGACGTCGCCCAGACCGACCTGAAAACCACCCAGGCTTCTCTCGACCAGGCCAAGGCTTCGGTCAACCAGGCCAAGGACCAGCTCAACTACAGCGAGTTACGCACCGACCACGCCGGCATTGTCACCGCCTGGAACGCCGAGGCCGGCCAAGTGGTCAGCGCCGGCCAGCAAGTGGTGACGCTGGCCCGTCCCGACATCAAGGAAGCGGTGATCGACCTGCCAGCCGGCCTGGCCGAGCGCTTGCCGCCCGACGTGGTGTTTCGCGTCGCCGGGCAACTGGACCTGAACGTCAACACCACCGCCACCGTGCGCGAAATCGAACCCCAGGCCCAAAGCGCCACCCGCACCCGCCGCGCGCGCCTGACCCTGGCTGAGACACCCGCGGCCTTTCGCCTGGGCACCGCCATCAGCGTGACCTTGAGTTCGGCCATTGCCCCGCGTATCGAACTGCCCCTGAGTGCCTTACAGGAAACCGACGGCAAAACCCGCATCTGGGTGATCGATACCCAAAGCCAGACCGTGCAACCCCGAGACGTGACCCTCATCAGCCGTAACGCCGACAGCGCGTTGCTCAACGGCGGCGTCAAACCCGGCGAACGGGTGGTCAGTGCCGGCGTCAACAGCCTGAAGCCTGGGCAAAAAGTCAAAATCGACGAGGACAGCCCGCGATGAAAGGGAGTTTCAACTTATCCGACTGGGCCCTCAAGCATCAGTCCTTCGTCTGGTACCTGATGTTCGTTGCGCTGCTGATGGGCGTGTTCTCGTACATGAACCTCGGCCGGGAAGAGGACCCTTCGTTCACCATCAAGACCATGGTGATCCAGACCCGTTGGCCCGGTGCGACCCAGGAAGAAACCCTCAAGCAGGTCACCGACCGCATCGAGAAAAAACTCGAAGAGCTCGACTCCCTCGACTACGTGAAAAGCTACACCCGGCCCGGTGAGTCCACGGTGTTTGTGTTCCTGCGGGACACCACCAGTGCCAAGGACATCCCCGAGATCTGGTACCAGGTGCGCAAGAAGATCGATGACATTCGCGGCAGCTTCCCCCAAGGGTTGCAGGGACCGGCGTTCAACGACGAGTTCGGTGATGTGTTCGGTTCAATCTACGCGTTTACTGCCGATGGTTTATCGATGCGCCAACTGCGTGATTACGTCGAGCAAGTGCGGGCAGAGGTTCGTTCGGTGCCGGGGCTGGGCAAGGTCGAGA is a genomic window of Pseudomonas sp. ADAK18 containing:
- a CDS encoding MotA/TolQ/ExbB proton channel family protein translates to MTLLASPLESIESAVIWLLVVFSVATWGLALLKGVQFGRLKAQDRKFHKQFWAASSLDSAAELSETQPGAAARVAQAGYAAIQVGEAPHAADLSQAINHQDRLERALRQQIVRERRSLETGLAVVASIGSTSPFIGLFGTVWGIMEALKGISAAGSASLETVAGPIGAALVATGVGIAVAVPAVLVYNYFLRRLKLTAADLDDFAHDFYSLAQKNSFRVLIHPALHKNATQGGTQKVKEAS
- a CDS encoding biopolymer transporter ExbD, producing MAFSTQDSDEVLSEINVTPLVDVMLVLLVVFIVTAPLLTNAIPINLPKTEAVAPVEQKDPLVVSIDASGKLFINKDEIQPNLLEFNLQAAKAKDPDVRVQLQADDGVNYGEVARAMASIERAGITKLSVITAR
- a CDS encoding alpha/beta hydrolase translates to MHSESIRYLIVPGWQGSPEDHWQSHWQNSLPNSARVEQADWLTPRREDWVAALAEAIAADSTPVILIAHSLGCITVAHWAATAPVEFLRQVRGALLVAPADVERPACAPALRNFAPIPTDLLPFPSQVVSSDNDSAVSAPRAVELARNWGAEAGILAGAGHINVKSGHQRWEQGFAYLYRLQNRLEQHSRRRA
- a CDS encoding sigma 54-interacting transcriptional regulator, producing the protein MSLHETYGQPLLTFPDADKSPLSIRAKALVFVDPRSRQLREDLESLAPRALPVLIRGETGSGKELLARHIHRGSDRTGLFVSVNCGAISPTYADAELFGYAAGAHSGAASSRAGWFGSANGGTLYLDEIGDLPLPIQIKLLAALENHEVTRVGAHQPSPVDVRLVAATSIDLAQAVAVGKFHERLFHYLNEGQLELPALRERVGDILSLAEYFLGIYSQRLDLPVPLISDAAQRVLEHHSWPGNTRELENVIHFALLVSSGDEILPEHLNLPVSPPSLAQIEHQARQILNHGTEAERSALKRLLEGLASV
- a CDS encoding MetQ/NlpA family ABC transporter substrate-binding protein — protein: MKKVLLFTALAAALTAGVAQANEKLVVAATPVPHAEILELVKPTLAKEGVDLEIKVFTDYVQPNVQVAEKRLDANYFQTLPYLENFNKGKGTNLVTVVGVHVEPFGGYSKKVKTLAELKDGATIAIPNEGSNSGRALLLLQKAGLIELKDPKNALATPKDIAKNPHNFKFKELESALLPRVLDQVDLDMINTNYALEAGLNPAKDALVIEDAKSPYVNFLVARPDNKNSDAIQKLAKALTSPEVKAFIEKKYNGAVVPAF
- a CDS encoding TcdA/TcdB catalytic glycosyltransferase domain-containing protein; its protein translation is MFESISLNRQQSPSAGLSHVSAQPQSAGSFDTAYPGSEFKPIPNNIHMVWVGSEPSAKQDEYLRQWATMNPNHKVMLWVDSTQFDAYATNKSAQAKAEAIYPNYQSERPMRGLFSQLKVTMERPSTPKDQLRNKSAQTQVITELNKELSSSGNKQLKALLLPDGGKVTPDNASQVLNAFERHASRTDDKFHQAEAVILDQTTKSWDRYASNPSRDTMTLDALQERFGDLKNVQIRDLSNPSDIRLKNKDVYQHEIIGRNGGYAAASDVARYEIVQRHGGTYTDIDLESVRPLDGALNAHPDLMLVGMAEGKNEASGNATPYFANALFSSHPQSAMLSSLVDEIGDKYRSMKGNEYSGDRYFSRPNKSTIETTGPNALRGHVDRVIQEAKGRSDLIRDDAGSLADRIWDKTQPRNEEFWQLVDSHFKFPDNYVNFETEEQQNSATKAMAGGS
- a CDS encoding amino acid ABC transporter permease, which translates into the protein MTFDYAFILSTLPAFLKAVGVTLQVGLIAIGTSLLVALINATLLVFRTPYLWRLVALYVELARNTPLLIQLFFVYFALPALGVNISGFWAAIITMTFLGGAYLTEVLRAGVEAVPQAQLESGKSIGLSHWQLLRYVILPQAGILSLPALFANFIFLLKETTVVSAVAVPEILYTTKSYIALYYKTYEMLAVLTLICVLLFLPLSLLLSRLERRLQHGQFGS
- a CDS encoding amino acid ABC transporter permease, giving the protein MASSGLELLWVSLPQLGKGAAQTLSISFLSIAFSTVGGVLYGVLRTLNLKAIDVVLRIYLELFRAIPVLVWLYLLFFGLPIFFGLSIPSFWCAVLVLSLWGASEVGEVVRGALHSLPRGQREAGLSIGLSDPQLYGYVLLPQALKRMTPPTINVYTRIIKTSSLAVLIGVVDVIKVGQQIIERTYESVLIYGALFLFFFFICYPLSAASKVLERRWAQA